Proteins from one Anopheles nili chromosome 2, idAnoNiliSN_F5_01, whole genome shotgun sequence genomic window:
- the LOC128725733 gene encoding uncharacterized protein LOC128725733, producing MFVPWALLVLLVQLVDMSVAVVKFENLKYELNKDYMHGNIFIKSQNDKYAFGADVEVTKKIEGSVIVTPLVQHLVKGDYHTMVNIDLDTCKVDPVMSENAIVRTIAKESTKFINFSLMCPYNPGRYLLNDFTLDSESPLLKLIPNGKYKMQLTANHFPTPDSPPIQLFMYSVDFELFAAAG from the exons ATGTTTGTTCCGTGGgctttgctggtgctgctggtgcagctgGTAGACATG AGCGTCGCCGTGGTGAAGTTCGAGAACCTCAAGTACGAGCTGAACAAGGACTACATGCACGGTAACATTTTCATCAAGAGCCAAAATGATAAGTACGCGTTCGGGGCGGACGTGGAGGTTACGAAGAAAATCGAAGGCAGCGTCATT GTGACGCCGCTCGTGCAGCATCTGGTCAAGGGCGACTACCACACGATGGTGAACATCGATCTCGACACCTGTAAGGTCGATCCGGTCATGTCGGaaaacgcgatcgtacgcacgATTGCGAAGGAGTCGACCAAGTTCATCAACTTCTCGCTCATGTGCCCGTACAATCCG GGCCGTTATCTGCTGAACGACTTTACGCTCGACTCCGAGAGCCCGTTGCTGAAGCTCATTCCGAACGGCAAATACAAGATGCAGCTGACGgccaaccatttcccaacGCCCGACTCTCCACCGATCCAGCTGTTTATGTACTCGGTTGATTTCGAGCTGTTTGCTGCAGCTGGTTAG